The genomic segment GTCCAAAGTTTTCATATGTCGCTTGAAAGCTCATTCATTGCCTGGATAATCTTTCTTATGGCACTCGGTCATTTTTTCGTTTGGCGTCACGCTGCCTACGCTGTCGTCGCTTTTTTGGCGGGATTGAATATTTTTACGGGAATCGGCAGCTTCGGGAGCGAGTACGCGACGTTTCTCGACTGGACATCATTTGTTTGTTTGATTCTGATATCCGTAGCCTGGTTCTATTTCAGTCAAACGTTTCCATCACTAATTTTTAGCTGGTTGCTCCTCTACTTCGCAGGGTTGGAATTGTTTTTCCTCGTGTCATACGAAGGCATTCTTTGGCCGATTTGGACTTTATTTTTACTCGTTCCATTGCTGTTACTTGTTCGGGAGGAACAAAAGCGCCCGCTCCTTTACGCACTTTATTTAGTCACGGCAGCCATTAACTCACTGGTCTATCTATCTGTCCGTGCAGAAACGACAACTATTCCGGTTTCGCTCGTCGAAGCGATTTTACTTGTACTTGCCGCAGTCGCGGTCGGAAGTTTGATTTATGCACGTTACCGTCCGCTCCTTTTCATCGTACCACTTGGGTTGATTGGACTCTTATGGTTCGAGGAACAAGCGATTTTAATAGCGATTTTAGTTGAGGTCATGGCATTCATCTATTTAATTGAGCGGGAACGGACAGGGCACCGTTTACTGATTCCATTCATTTATTTTATTGCCGTCCAACTAACGATTTACTTCATTTATGCGTGGAACCGGCTCAATATGTCACTCTTTTTCTTAGTCGGTGCCTTACTCGTATTCCTGATTGCCGCTGTACTCTGGTGGATGCAACGACGTCGTGAAGGAGGTCAACCCTCATGAAAAAGTATGGGTTTGCGGTTATCCAGACACTGATTGTTTTGCTAGTCGTGCTCAGCTTTTACGCGATTTCGTGGTTCGGTGAAAGTTATCGTTTTCGGGCAGAGCCGTTTGATCCATTTGATCCGCTTTACGGGGAGTACGTCATGTTGCAGTATCCGGATTTAAAACCGGATGCTTCCGTCAAACAAGGACTTGTCTACGTTACATTTATGACGGGGGAAGATGGATATGCAAGAATTGATAAAATTTCGAATGACCGCTTTTTCGGTTCGGTTGCTGGTGAGTATTACGATGAATACGTGACGATTTCTCAGCTGACTCAATATTATGTCGAACAAGGTACAGGGAAAGGGTATGAGGATGCGGAAAAATTAGAAGTCAAAGCTGATGTTTCGCCATGGGGAACCGTTCGGGCGACGGACTTATTGCTCCGAAACGAGTAAAAAAACAAAATGAGAGGATGGACCGTTACTAGGTCTTTCCTCTCATTTTTAATGTTGTTTCAAGTCATGCCGATTCCTTCATTGCTTCCAGGCTTTTCAAAAAATAGTGCATCCGGTTAATGAGTAAAAAAACGCCCTAGACAACGAAGAGGTCATCTAGGGCGAGGGTGGTATAGGACTTATTGTGCGTCTTTATCAAACGTGATTCGAGCGATGGCATCA from the Exiguobacterium oxidotolerans JCM 12280 genome contains:
- a CDS encoding DUF2157 domain-containing protein, with the protein product MARLTKLKEWQEAGLLDAEVVQRIEAYEQTRHAKNRTPLLLIVGLTLVGLALLSFLAANWQVIPALVKIGLVLVIMISCYVLADISERRTIWNPVAFRILGILALLGALIVTVQSFHMSLESSFIAWIIFLMALGHFFVWRHAAYAVVAFLAGLNIFTGIGSFGSEYATFLDWTSFVCLILISVAWFYFSQTFPSLIFSWLLLYFAGLELFFLVSYEGILWPIWTLFLLVPLLLLVREEQKRPLLYALYLVTAAINSLVYLSVRAETTTIPVSLVEAILLVLAAVAVGSLIYARYRPLLFIVPLGLIGLLWFEEQAILIAILVEVMAFIYLIERERTGHRLLIPFIYFIAVQLTIYFIYAWNRLNMSLFFLVGALLVFLIAAVLWWMQRRREGGQPS
- a CDS encoding GDYXXLXY domain-containing protein, whose product is MKKYGFAVIQTLIVLLVVLSFYAISWFGESYRFRAEPFDPFDPLYGEYVMLQYPDLKPDASVKQGLVYVTFMTGEDGYARIDKISNDRFFGSVAGEYYDEYVTISQLTQYYVEQGTGKGYEDAEKLEVKADVSPWGTVRATDLLLRNE